A genome region from Labrus mixtus chromosome 9, fLabMix1.1, whole genome shotgun sequence includes the following:
- the LOC132980115 gene encoding succinate dehydrogenase [ubiquinone] cytochrome b small subunit B, mitochondrial-like has translation MAAIVRLSSVCRRGVKPLFYQSTFLARPLVVPYKYQEQPYQLTARIHSSQALHAGSGSKAASLHWTGERVVSILLLALGPAAYFSPSPFVDYSLAAALTLHGHWGIGQVLTDYVHGDAKIKMANAGLFLLSTVTFAGLCYFNYNDVGICKAIALLWSK, from the exons ATGGCGGCTATCGTCAggttgagttctgtgtgtcgtAGAGGAGTCAAAC cTCTGTTTTACCAAAGCACTTTTCTGGCCAGGCCGCTGGTCGTACCGTACAAATACCAGGAGCAGCCGTACCAGCTGACGGCGAGGATCCATTCGTCACAGGCTCTGCACG CGGGTTCTGGCTCTAAAGCCGCCTCTCTGCACTGGACAGGAGAGCGAGTAGTGAGCATCCTGCTGCTGGCCTTGGGACCTGCAGCATATTTTAGTCCCTCTCCGTTCGTCGACTACTCTCTGGCTGCTGCCCTGACCCTGCACGGGCACTG GGGTATCGGGCAGGTGTTAACAGACTACGTCCATGGCGACGCAAAGATCAAGATGGCAAACGCGGGTCTCTTCCTCCTGTCGACGGTCACCTTCGCCGGCCTGTGCTACTTCAACTACAACGACGTGGGCATCTGCAAAGCCATCGCCCTGCTGTGGAGCAAATGA
- the LOC132980114 gene encoding interleukin-18-like: MATNGFTTATFVDTFEDAFYFEVGETDKCMDSDAFGKTNNCCQCWIQSNNNKFLMLSDDGQFQAQNLNIQQQQSKSGCKFHFQFYNENQSERPGKAVILYSNKDGKNMVVSCSNKHQVCPEEMQDLPGHIEDNKNKVIFYRVNVTSTSCRYLFESSMYRDHYLGLEPDESNRSLEKLVLRHKSSDEVDESTQFLTLKI, encoded by the exons ATGGCTACCAATGGCTTCACCACTGCCACATTTGTGGATACATTTGAGGATGCCTTCTACTTTGAAG TGGGAGAAACAG ATAAATGTATGGATTCGGACGCCTTTGGAAAAACTAATAATTGCTGTCAATGTTGGAtccaaagcaacaacaacaaattccTGATGTTGAGTGATGACGGGCAATTTCAAGCACAAAACTTGAatatacagcagcagcagagcaagTCTG GCTGCAAATTTCACTTCCAGTTTTACAACGAAAACCAGAGCGAGAGGCCAGGGAAGGCCGTCATTCTATACTCCAACAAAGACGGCAAAAATATGGTGGTGTCCTGCAGTAATAAGCATCAAGTGTGTCCGGAGGAAATG CAGGATCTTCCAGGTCACATTGAGGATAACAAAAACAAGGTCATATTCTACCGGGTGAATGTCACATCAACGTCTTGCAGGTACCTGTTTGAGTCGTCTATGTACCGAGATCACTACCTGGGGTTAGAGCCCGATGAGAGCAACCGCTCTCTGGAGAAACTGGTCCTGCGTCATAAAAGTAGCGATGAAGTGGATGAGTCGACCCAGTTTCTGACTTTAAAAATTTAG